In Cryptomeria japonica chromosome 10, Sugi_1.0, whole genome shotgun sequence, a genomic segment contains:
- the LOC131046442 gene encoding nuclear transcription factor Y subunit B-3 has protein sequence MASSRQQRSPDSSPRSEDELGAHAYSNPDGSVKEQDRFLPIANVSRIMKKALPANAKISKDAKETVQECVSEFISFITGEASDKCQREKRKTINGDDLLWAMGTLGFENYVDPLKVYLQKYRELEGEKTSMAKQGGADHDQSPNSKDGASASGNAGNGSGSNPAASNSGGSSKYSGSYYSSYGAPQMYGGHQQHQQMLAGSYHHQMHTKTSAGNTGDHHPRGQW, from the coding sequence ATGGCGAGCTCCAGGCAACAGCGAAGTCCAGACAGCAGCCCGCGGTCGGAGGACGAATTGGGGGCTCATGCGTATAGCAATCCGGATGGGTCGGTGAAagagcaagatcggttcctacccATTGCCAATGTCAGCCGAATTATGAAAAAAGCCCTTCCTGCCAATGCAAAAATATCGAAAGATGCCAAGGAGACGGTGCAGGAATGTGTATCTGAATTCATCAGTTTTATCACCGGAGAAGCCTCTGACAAGTGtcagagagaaaagagaaagacaatAAACGGGGATGACCTTTTGTGGGCAATGGGGACTCTTGGATTTGAGAACTATGTAGACCCACTCAAGGTTTACCTGCAGAAGTACAGAGAACTTGAAGGTGAAAAGACCTCCATGGCTAAACAGGGTGGAGCTGACCATGACCAATCTCCTAATTCTAAAGATGGTGCCTCTGCTAGTGGAAATGCTGGAAATGGGTCTGGTTCCAATCCTGCTGCTTCTAACTCTGGAGGTAGTTCTAAGTATAGTGGAAGCTACTATTCTTCTTATGGAGCCCCACAGATGTATGGGGGCCATCAGCAGCATCAGCAAATGTTGGCTGGGTCTTATCATCATCAGATGCATACCAAAACTTCCGCTGGTAACACCGGTGACCATCATCCTAGAGGGCAGTGGTAG